In Ornithodoros turicata isolate Travis chromosome 1, ASM3712646v1, whole genome shotgun sequence, the DNA window TTATTTCCGTTTCATCGTTGGAACACCAGCACCCATTAACTAACCGCGCACTTGTATGCAGGGCACCCGCAGGAGACGTACGTCAACAGTGAATCTACCGAGGAGTTCTGTTGTGACGGTCAAGAGCAGCGCGCTTCTCAGAATGATCTCGCTGATGAGCTCCATGAGGAGCCTCCTGCCGACACCTCGACGTCGCAGACTCCTGCGCAATCAAACCGCGCATCTAGCAACGTAGTACTGCCAACAGGCGCTATTCAGAGTACGTCGACTGGGCGGAGAGTGAGACCTTATAGAGGCAGGAACGCTGTTCTTGAGTCTGCTCTCTCTGCATAATTGGAGGCTCGAAAGCATGCCATGCGAGAGGAcagcacacaaaaggaaaaggAGCATGTCTTGAAAATGAAACTGATGCAGGAAAAGCATGAGACGAAAATACGTAACATGCTCATTTTGCATAGACTGCAAGTCAAATGCGAAAGGGAAAAACTCAAGGTGCTACAATTGAAACAGAAAAAACTCGAACAGCAGTTGGCCCGTGGTGATTCGGCTCATGAGACGTGAAAAAGTCAAAATAAAATGCACTGTGTGTGCGCAGACCAGAAAAATCTGTCCGTATAAGTCTACGTCGTATCTGCGCTCCCAAGAGGCTATCTCCGCGATTGGCAGGAACACTGAAGTCGTCTTCCGATGCATCTGTTCCATCATCCGTGCATGGGTCATTCAGCGCGCAGGCGACGTTGTGGAGCGCTGCGCAAGCGCAGACGATAGCAGCACATCTCTCTATCTTGTTTTGCAACTTCATACGGAGACACGGGAACCTCCTTTTCCAAACTCCGAACGCTCTTTCCACGGAGTTGCGTGTTTTTATGTGACTCGTGTTATACCTACAGAGGGTGGATAAAAAAGATTAGTTCGCTTCGAAATACAGGTTGCGCACATACTACAATAGTGCGCTTGACTGGCAACTGGTCCGCCTCTCTTTCTGTTCTTTTCTATTTGCCATACGGCCTTTGTACGAGCCTGGTAATTCGAGCGTAAGTGGAGGCGAAAGGTCGCGCCCCAGCAACCTAACGGTAGGCCATCCTTTCGTCGCCGCGAAGGAATTGCGAGAGGAACGACTACTGTTTCGGACTGAATGATAGGTAACCGTCAGACAGTAAGGGGGCACGAGGAAGGAATGATACGTTAAAAATCTGTCAATATCTATACCTCCTCTCTGGCGGGGTTCTGGGATTGCTGAGTGGCGTCAACAGAAACGGCGAACACGGGTATCCTTGATCCCTGAGCAAAATGCAAGGAATCCTGCCTTCCTCATACAGAACTCGTGCTCTGCTGTTTTCAAATATGCGGCTATCATGAACTGACCCCGGCCAGCTGGCAACGATGTCGAAAAACTGAAGTTCCGGGCCAGTGATTGCCTGTGTAGGTAGGAAGATAGCCCCTATCAAAACTGTGGACGTTGTGGTACGTAGTCTTATGCATACCATACCTGCACGTTGACGGAGAACACGCCTTTCCTATTTCTGAAAACCTCAGCGTCACTTCCTCCAAGGCTGTTTATGGGTACGTGAGTGCAGTCAATACAGTCTGTCACCTTTGAAATCCGGCGATGGAAATCGAGCCATAACTGACGGTGCTTCGGACGAAGAAGGGATTTTCACGTATTTTGGGTAAATCTCCGAAGCGATGCTCCTCGTCACTGCCCAAATTGCATTACATGTAGCTGGCTGCGATATTTTGACGAGATCACCGATAACGGTCTGAAATGCCCCAGCACCGTAAAACCGAAGAGCCACCAGCACTTTCAACATTGGAGTCAGGGGGTGACCTCTGTTGTCCGTAACGTCTGGGAGGGATAGCTGGCTCAGTATGGAGAGCACGGCGTTCTTCGTGAACCGGAATCGCTGCAGAAACTCTACGTCCGAATAAAGCTCCATAGGGTCTTCCCGATCCAGCAACTGACGGCGGTTCGGAGAAACATTCCAGTTGTCATCTCGGCGGCATAATAAGTCACTAGCatatattgggggggggggggggggggaggcaatatgtgcattaagaaaaaaagaaaggaaaggttagccagtaatATATGACTCTGCTTTGCTTGTAACCAGGAATGAGAGTACTTTGACACATCACCGCACCGTAATCCAGTTTGGTTCACAAAAAAAGCTTCAGGCTTCACTTCTAAAGCGGCAGTCATAAGACGTTTCAAATAGCACAAACATCTACTGACGTCGCTGATTACGTTCTTGTGTGGGTATTCCAGCCTGAGTGGCAGGTAGTAAGGTAAAATTCAAGGGCGTTATGTAATTTATTCTGTAAGGGATGCTGCTGACGAGGTCTTCACTTCCGAGAAAATGGAATCAGGAAACTTCTATACATGTCTAGGTTACTTGTTCCAACGTTTTAAATGCcaagtttcctttctttctttctccctccccccccccccgccacacACACTTTGCGAAACATATATGTATCTTGAAAATATTGAAACGCAAAGGTCGCTTCAACAtcaataaagaagaaaagatcTCGCGACATGTGGTCTCGTGCCTTTAttctgtggcggcccgtggacgacgatgaagacgtgcctctgctggcgcgcgccactgcgcctgccagccagttccaccggcaccgtcctagcgtgatgccacgtccatctgcccgctgggacatcgcatcatcgccggtcaggactcatgtagaggaacaccacctcctctacatttggtgacccggacaacggacaccatgttcggcgtaattcggccatgcaacaccctaaatttttcggcaaaccagcaggcaaggcgcaccgggaccgctgttccaccggggacccacaggaagaccacagtaagctgactttccggcctccacctgcttcatgatggaccTCTCTCGCACTTatctggcggcaaccggcattcacgctgtcgtaccagtcgcggtactgtcgcccactcagcaacacactcacccagcaacaatcagcactCAGCAACTCAATCACTCAGCAAGAATCAACGCTCGACAGCAATCACTCAACAAGCACTCAGCTcactcaacaagggctcaacgcactcagcaggGACTCAGCACAATCAGCGACAACTCAAGCATCCAAGCACTCAACAtacacatctcatcactggaacccgcacggatcgcagcgctcttgttcccgccatcccgctgctgctacATCTACAGGCACAGTCAGTCACAGCCATGTGTCGAGTCGTCctccatccacgagtcgtcctcattctcctcttcatggtgtCGACGCGgtcctcaaccgcatgcaccgctccgcgtctgagggggggagtgatgtggcggcccgtggacgacgatgaagacgtgcctctgctggcgcgcgccactgcgcctaccagccagttctaccagcaccgtcctagcttgaggccacgtccatctgccagCTGGGACATTCCACCATCGCTGGTCAGAACTCATGTatgggaacaccacctcctctacaattcCATTCAGCCTCATGTTCCATTTCCGAAGATATCGGCAACTAGCGGATCTCTCGCCCCTCAGCTGTTTCGCGAACGCATGGAGGCGTTGGTCTCCTATATGGAGACCAACCGCCAATTAGCCAACCCTGCGGGCGACCTGAGGGGCAATCCACTAGGTGGTAGCCGCGACGCACAGTGGCGGATGCTGGCTGAGGTCCTCAACCGAGGCCAGCAGTATTAGCGCACTGCCGCTCAGTGGCGCACCACATGGCTTAATAAGCGGCGAGCCATCAAGCGAAAATACAACGACTGGAAGGCGTCCTGCACAAGGACGGGGAACAGGACGTTTGAAGACGCCGTGGGGGAGTTTACGGACATTGACGCTCGGGTCCTGCAGCTGCTTGGAGCATGTCGTGTTGACCACTTCTCGTCCAACCGGCTCCTGTCGAGTGGTGTTGTAAGTATACTTCTTTCTGTTTGTGCATTGTACATTACTTGCATTCCGTAAATTTGAAGTAACACCAACGGAAACCATAACTATAGGGTCCGAGCACTTCACCGCGCGACCAGCCGCTCGAAGGGAGTGGAGGAGAAGGTGGTATGGAGGGCGATGCTGCGGGCAACGCCGGCAACGACAACAGCAGCTCAGGATCCAGCGACTGGTTCACCCCTGCGGCTGCACCTCCCCGTCAGGTGCAGACTGGTAACGATCCCTTACATTCCACTGATGTTGCCCAAATTTAATTTCTCAAATAGTAATAGCCTCGTTTGTGTCATACATAGATACAACGAGGAACGGGAGGAATCCTTGTATGTTGCAATTTGTTTTGAACGTGTCGGTTCCTTGTAGTGACGCCACCCAGCTGGACGTCTCCGCCACGCCTCGTGACACGCCGGGAGCAAGAGGACGCCACTCTGGATCAGCTGGTGGCGGGAGCGGCCGAACATAGGGCCATCATGAGCTCGGCCGTCGACCGCCTGGACCTCGTCGTGGAGTATGTCCAGGCCATCAGGACCGCCGTCGACACCAGCAACCAGCCCGTCGTCGACGCAATAAACAACCTTGCTGCCGCCATTAACGACCTTGCACGGCAGCAACAGTCACACGAACGGGCGATGGAACAGGTGCGCATGACGTGCCCAAGTTTCGTTATGTGCGCTACATGAGTTCTGTTTCTTTCAGACGCGGGCAATGGTGGAGCGGGTCCTCCTCGTTATGTTGGCTCGTGCCCAAGCTCCAGCGCCATGAGGATCCTCGCCACCCGGCTGTAAATATTGTACAAATTGTATATAGTGTGCATATTAATTTGTGTAATGCTTGGTTTTGCTttcgtatgtttttttttttgtgtgctttctTTGTGGTCTTGTGATTTCTTGCTCTCTTTTTGTCTCTCTTTCTTTGTGATTTTTGTGTGGTTCTTGGTTTTTGTTTTGAGTGTTTTCGTGTGTTTTCTTTGTGGTCTTTTGGTTTTTGTGTGGTTCTTGGTTTTTGTTTTTGAGTGTTTTCGTGTGTTTTCTTTGTGGTCTTTTTGATTTTTGTGTGGTTCTTGGTTTTTGCTTTTGAGTGTTTCGTGTGTTTTCTTTGTggtcttttcatttttttgtggTTCTTGGTTTTTGTTTGagtgttttcgtgttttttgtgtGGTCTTTTGATTTTTGTCTATTTTTTTGTGTGGGCGGTTTGAATGTATACTAATTTaggcagtgtttttttttctgtgtgtgtatattttatattttgtttattttatttccaaTATTAATATATTTCCAATTAATTTTGAATATTTTATTTCCAACTTTAAAATTTCAATAAAAAATTGCAGAGGGCCCTTTATTTAGACATGCATGTGACTATTTCCAAAGCAAAAGCAAATGTGTACAAGATACACATTTATGTGCGACATGTTTAATCCTAGTCTTCCCTGTTCCCACTTTACACCCTCAAAGACAGTGCTCCATGTAGCTGCAACTTTTCTATTGGGCCAAGACGTTGAATGTCATGCCCAGCCAATGACATTTGCTCCGTGCAACACGGTGGCACTAAACAAATGAGCACCAACTGCAATGGCAGAGAATGAGAAGTTATTCTCCATTTGCCACTCATGACTTTTGTCAACAGTGACTGCCACTTACGATTTGTAACAGGCTGCCAATGCACTGCCATGTCAATGTCTAATATGTCTGATTGCACAGTTTTAACACACGTCGCAGCCACACAGGTAATGGTGCTGTGGCACAGACTTAGTAAAGTGCATCTGCAAAGGTCACTGGTGACTGCTCGTGCTCATGGAGTAGATCCTGCCCAGCAATGAATGTGTTAGCCTCAAAAGAACCGCACAAGTGAAGCTGTGAACCTGCAAATTTTATGGGAAATGGAAGTTTGGGAAAATCAATATGTAGACTTACTCTGAAATAGTACCAAGCAGTGAAAAAACTGCATCTAAGACATGCCTAGACACAATTTTATCGATTTAATGGTAACCTTCTAGACACAGAGAAAGGAGGTCACAAAGGATGTTATCTGTCAAACAAACGTCTGACAATTGTGGCACCATTACTACAAACCGTAAGATTCACACATTGGCTAATAACAAAGCTTACTAATAAAGTGCAACTTACGCATCTCTCACACAAAAAAGTGGCATTTGCGACCGGTATATCGTAATCGGCAAAAGCGCTTCGATATAATCTATTCTTATTCTGCTTATTCTATTTTCTACCAACGGCGCAGCGAGACTAATGTCGCATTTAAACAACGTGTACAACATTTCGATACGCCATACTCGATATCATGTAcaaaccagggtgtcggagcgaaccgaaaaccgaaaaaaaaaaaaaaaacgctattttggtgcgaaccggaacggaatcgaaaccgtatacgtttttttcgctcaggagggaaaccgaataatgtatttaacggttttcggtccaagaaagaacttcgccggtttggactacgaatacactctaaaaacagaacttcaccgcatagcacgctgtacgccaaccattgccacgaatgatagagttatcggttctaattcgaggagagaagggggcgtacgcctttttgtggcactttggatgtatggtaattgccacaaaaaggcgtacgcatccgTCTCTCCCCGAATCAAAAGCGGTAACcccatcattcgcggcaatgattggcgcactacgtgctatgcggtgaagtcctgtttttagagcgtacactcttaaaaatgaatttcaccgcatagcacgctcctagccaaccatcatctcgaatgatatctctatgggccccgatttgttgaaaacggtaggcgtacgccttttttgtgacacttatgctgttcataattgtcacgaaaaaggcgtacgcctaccgttttcaacaaatcagggcagataacgagatcattcgagatggcggttggctaggagcgtgctatgcggtgaagttcatttctaagagtgtaggcgaataaaactgacgtcgtgtgttctgaagtcatgtcatggatactttacgagggttacggttacggtggaatgtatgtcggtataccatgacccttaggctccctttataacgttttatcgttcgcgcacatatacttagaggtacatgtaactggttgtgactctctaccaatgtgccgtagtgttcgttttaatttcatccgcccaaactctcctcaactaaacagcgtcccaagggggctgcgtaacgacttctctatcggtaatgtcgcgcaacgtgtcccttgtttgagagcagcgaagttgaatacatttacgtgtccgcgagggcaagcgcgtgcaaagtggcgcctcttttgtgcacaggacacgaagaaaagaaaacggagccgtcgagcgcgtttgtaagtgaaggtgttcctcgaattgcgtcgtactcg includes these proteins:
- the LOC135368593 gene encoding uncharacterized protein LOC135368593, giving the protein MEGDAAGNAGNDNSSSGSSDWFTPAAAPPRQVQTVTPPSWTSPPRLVTRREQEDATLDQLVAGAAEHRAIMSSAVDRLDLVVEYVQAIRTAVDTSNQPVVDAINNLAAAINDLARQQQSHERAMEQTRAMVERVLLVMLARAQAPAP